Proteins from a genomic interval of Yarrowia lipolytica chromosome 1E, complete sequence:
- a CDS encoding uncharacterized protein (Compare to YALI0E31449g, similar to uniprot|Q12464 Saccharomyces cerevisiae YPL235W RVB2 RUVB-like protein), producing MSIATVAQAKDVRGLNLVAAHSHITGLGLEPNSLTPKENAQGMVGQVKARRAAAVVLQMIKDGKIAGRSVLLAGPPSTGKTAIAMGISQSLGSDVPFTSLAGSEIYSLELSKTEALNQAFRKSIGVRIKETTDIIEGEVVEIQIDRSLSGGHKQGKLTIKTTDMETIYDLGHKMIDSLSNEKVTAGDVISIDKASGRITKLGRSFARARDYDALGADTKFVQCPEGELQQRKEVIHTVSLHEIDVINSRSQGFLALFSGDTGEIRPEVREQINTKVAEWKEEGKAEIVPGVLFIDEVHMLDMECFSFINRALEDDMAPIVIMATNRGQSTTRGTDYKSPHGLPVDLLDRVIIIPTSPYSPDEVKQILQIRANEEEVELSPEALEILTSIGADTSLRYGSNLISVSHMLAQKRKASSVGLEDVKRAYSLFLDTARSVQFLSSSNNYVGEDGTAKLGEREKDAMDTSA from the exons ATG TCTATCGCCACAGTCGCACAAGCAAAAGATGTGCGGGGCCTCAATCTGGTGGCCGCACACTCACACATCACCggtctgggtctggagCCCAATTCGCTGACTCCCAAGGAAAACGCCCAGGGAATGGTGGGCCAGGTCAAGGCTcgaagagcagcagcagtggtGCTTCAGATGATTAAGGACGGCAAGATTGCCGGTCGGTCTGTGCTTCTCGCCGGTCCTCCTTCCACCGGAAAGACCGCCATTGCCATGGGTATTTCTCAGTCTCTTGGCTCTGATGTTCCTTTCACTTCTTTGGCTGGTTCCGAAATCTACTCTCTGGAGCTGTCCAAGACTGAGGCTCTCAACCAGGCCTTCCGAAAGTCCATTGGCGTGCGAATCAAGGAGACCACAGACATCATCGAgggagaggtggtggagatcCAAATCGACCGAAGTCTGAGTGGAGGACACAAGCAGGGTAAGCTGACCATCAAAACAACAGACATGGAGACTATCTATGACCTGGGACACAAGATGATCGACTCGCTGAGCAACGAAAAGGTGACTGCCGGCGACGTCATTTCCATCGACAAGGCATCTGGCCGAATCACCAAGCTCGGACGATCTTTTGCTCGAGCTCGAGACTACGATGCTCTGGGAGCTGACACCAAGTTTGTGCAGTGTCCCGAGGGCGAGCTGCAGCAGCGAAAGGAGGTGATCCACACTGTATCCCTGCACGAGATCGATGTCATCAACTCTCGATCCCAGGGATTCCTGGCTCTGTTTTCTGGAGATACCGGAGAGATCCGACCTGAGGTGCGAGAGCAGATCAACACCAAGGTTGCCGAGTGGAAGGAAGAGGGTAAGGCCGAGATTGTGCCTGGTGTCCTGTTCATTGATGAGGTCCACATGCTCGACATGGAGTGTTTCTCGTTCATCAACAGAGCTCTGGAGGACGATATGGCTCCCATTGTCATCATGGCCACCAATCGAGGTCAGTCTACCACCAGAGGAACCGACTACAAGTCTCCTCACGGACTGCCCGTCGATCTCCTCGATCGAGTCATTATTATCCCCACTTCTCCCTACTCCCCTGACGAGGTGAAGCAGATTCTGCAGATCCGAGccaacgaggaggaggttgaaCTGAGCcccgaggctctggagattcTGACTTCCATCGGAGCCGATACCTCTCTCCGATACGGATCCAACCTGATTTCTGTGTCTCACATGCTGGCCCAGAAGCGAAAGGCCAGCAGTGTGGGCTTAGAGGACGTGAAGCGAGCATACTCTCTGTTTTTGGATACCGCTCGATCCGTGCAGTTTCTGTCTTCTTCTAACAACTACGTTGGTGAGGACGGAACCGCTAAGCTGGGTGAGCGAGAGAAGGATGCCATGGACACCTCGGCTTAA
- a CDS encoding uncharacterized protein (Truncated form of YALI0E31471g, highly similar to uniprot|P32842 Saccharomyces cerevisiae YPL234c TFP3 H+-ATPase V0 domain 17 KD subunit vacuolar), whose protein sequence is MVLSSAGAAIGTAKSGIGIAGIGVFKPELIMKSLIPVVMSGILSVYGLVVSVLIAGSLSPTENYSLFNGFMHLACGLSVGFAALASGYAIGIVGDEGVRNFMLQPRLFVGIVLILIFAEVLGLYGMIIALILNTKGSG, encoded by the coding sequence ATGGTGCTGTCCTCTGCCGGAGCCGCTATTGGAACCGCCAAGTCCGGTATCGGTATTGCCGGTATCGGTGTGTTCAAGCCTGAATTGATCATGAAGTCTCTCATTCCCGTCGTCATGAGTGGTATTCTGTCCGTTTACGGCCTCGTGGTGTCTGTACTGATTGCCGGCTCGCTGTCCCCCACAGAAAACTACTCGTTGTTCAACGGCTTCATGCATCTGGCCTGTGGTCTCTCGGTAGGCTTCGCTGCCCTGGCCTCGGGTTACGCCATTGGTATTGTCGGTGACGAGGGTGTGCGAAACTTCATGCTGCAGCCCCGTCTGTTTGTCGGCATTGTGCTGATTCTCATTTTCGCTGAAGTGTTGGGTCTCTACGGTATGATTATCGCCCTGATTCTCAACACCAAGGGCTCTGGTTAG